Part of the Vicinamibacteria bacterium genome, CGAGCGCCTTGGCCATGGTGAGTGGCTCTTCGAAACGCCTCGGATCGGTAGAGATATGCTGGAACTCCAGAAGGGTCTGCAGCACGACACCGAGCTGGCTGCCATTTTTTCGAACTTCCCGCTCGAGGAGCTCACGGGAAGCCTGGTGATTAGGAGCGCCGGCCATCACCCAGTTGACGAGGACGTCGGTATCAACCCCGAGGGTCAAGAGCGCGAGACCATTTCCTCGAAGAGCTCGTCTCGCGTCCACGGGCGCAGAAGCCGTCCGCTCGGGTGAGCGGCTCGATCCAAGAGAGATTCCCGCCGGCCTCTCTCCCGCTCGAGGTACTCTTCCATTGCCTGGCGGATCAGCTCGGCGACCGGGCGCCCCTTCAAAGTAGCGAGAGCCTTCATTTCCACATAGGCTGTCTCGGATACATGTACAGATACAGGTTTCACATATCGATTATACTTTGATATTAAATATCTAGTCAACATTTGAGATGGACTGCGAGAAGTAGTGGTGGGCAATAGGTAGACACCCGCTTCTCGGCCCACAACGAGTCCAGAACAAATCCGAGCCCAGGCCCGGTTTTACCGAGCTTCTTGCGATTCAGCGCGACGAGATCTGCGCGTCGACCCAGTCCTTCGTCTCGCGGGCGCTCGAAAGAAAGTCCTCGGTCGAGCCTGCGGGGATCCATTCGCTGCCGAAGCTCTTGAGTGGGATGTCGTACTCGATGTCGGTGGAGAATCCCTGGGACGTGGTGAGGACGAAGAAAGCCGAAAGCCCCAGAAGGACTCCCGAGGTGCCGAGTGACCACCAACGGCGCCGACGTGGGCTCGCCGAGGGAATGATACTCAGATGCCCGTAGATGAGCAGGGCCACCAATAGACCCGAGCCGAGATAGAGGATCGCGAGGCCGACATCTTCCCAGGACGTCACGAACTGGGCGTACTCGCTTGCCGGAACGACGAGCACCATGACCGCGCTGGCGAGGCAGGCCACGGCCCAGTGTCGCAGGAAGTCGAAGCGATGGGTGAGAACACGATTCGCGAACGCCCAGACTCCCGCCCAGAACCCCAGGCTCATGAGCGCCATGACCGGGGGACCGATGACCTCGGTCCAGGCGGAAGCGGAATAGGAAGCGAGATAGGCGTCGGCGAGAAAGACCCCCAGACTGCCGGTTATCGCAAGTGCCGCCAGCCGGCCATCCTTCAGCTTCGAAAGGAGCTGGCTCGATTCACGGGAAAGCACCTCGGCAGGTGCGACGAGATGGTCCGGTCTCACGAAGCGTATCACCGTCTCCCCGAGACGCATCCGCAGAGCGGATTCGATGGGAAACTCACGGACACGGCGGCCATCCTCGACGAGCCAGGATCCATTCACGCTGTCGAGATCGCAGGCTATCAGCATTCCGCTCTCGTCCTCCCGTACTGCCAGATGTGCCGGCGAG contains:
- a CDS encoding FHA domain-containing protein, whose translation is MERDRVILLVEVLDRRGRVRERVRLDRYPVHIGRAYSNDVILEDRFVSPAHLAVREDESGMLIACDLDSVNGSWLVEDGRRVREFPIESALRMRLGETVIRFVRPDHLVAPAEVLSRESSQLLSKLKDGRLAALAITGSLGVFLADAYLASYSASAWTEVIGPPVMALMSLGFWAGVWAFANRVLTHRFDFLRHWAVACLASAVMVLVVPASEYAQFVTSWEDVGLAILYLGSGLLVALLIYGHLSIIPSASPRRRRWWSLGTSGVLLGLSAFFVLTTSQGFSTDIEYDIPLKSFGSEWIPAGSTEDFLSSARETKDWVDAQISSR
- a CDS encoding ribbon-helix-helix protein, CopG family, translating into MKPVSVHVSETAYVEMKALATLKGRPVAELIRQAMEEYLERERGRRESLLDRAAHPSGRLLRPWTRDELFEEMVSRS